The proteins below come from a single Trachemys scripta elegans isolate TJP31775 chromosome 16, CAS_Tse_1.0, whole genome shotgun sequence genomic window:
- the LOC117888708 gene encoding retinol dehydrogenase 16-like produces the protein MWLYLAALLGLYFLHRWYRERQTVENLREKYVLITGCDSGFGNLLAKQLDARGLRVLAACLTQQGAEQLRKATSQRLQTVILDVTRTDSIAAATAWVKEQVGDKGLWGLVNNAGIAIPAAPNEWLTKDDFVKVLDVNLIGPIEVTLSVLPLVKRARGRVVNVASIMGRLSFFGGGYCPSKYGVEAFSDSLRREMLPFGVKVCVIEPGYFSTTITNPQIIIENFTRLWERLPEETKASYGESYLNAFIRATHDMQKSCNSDLSVVTRCMGHALTARHPRTRYSAGWDAKLVFIPLSYLPTWFADIVLTWSYPVPAQKA, from the exons ATGTGGCTGTACCTGGCCGCTCTGCTGGGGCTGTACTTCCTCCACCGATGGTACCGGGAGCGGCAGACTGTGGAGAACCTCCGAGAGAAATACGTCCTGATCACCGGCTGCGACTCCGGCTTCGGGAACCTGCTGGCCAAGCAGCTGGACGCGCGGGGCCTGCGGGTGCTGGCGGCTTGTCTCACCCAGCAGGGCGCGGAGCAGCTGAGGAAGGCGACGTCGCAGCGGCTGCAAACGGTGATCCTGGACGTCACCCGGACTGACAGCATCGCCGCGGCCACCGCCTGGGTGAAGGAACAAGTGGGGGACAAAG GGCTCTGGGGCCTGGTGAATAATGCGGGGATCGCCATCCCCGCGGCCCCCAACGAGTGGCTGACCAAGGACGACTTCGTCAAGGTGCTGGACGTGAACCTGATCGGCCCTATCGAGGTGACCCTCAGCGTCCTGCCCCTGGTGAAGCGAGCCAGGGGCCGGGTCGTCAACGTGGCCAGTATAATGGGCCGATTGTCCTTCTTCGGAGGGGGCTACTGCCCTTCTAAGTACGGCGTGGAGGCATTCTCCGACAGCCTCCG GCGTGAAATGCTGCCTTTCGGGGTGAAGGTGTGTGTGATCGAGCCGGGCTACTTCAGCACCACAATTACCAACCCTCAGATCATTATCGAGAACTTCACTCGCCTCTGGGAGAGGCTCCCCGAGGAAACCAAAGCGAGTTACGGGGAGAGTTACTTAAACGCTT TTATCCGTGCCACCCACGATATGCAGAAATCCTGCAACTCCGACCTGTCTGTCGTCACCCGTTGTATGGGGCACGCGCTGACGGCTCGCCACCCCCGCACCCGCTACTCCGCCGGCTGGGACGCCAAGCTGGTCTTCATCCCGCTGAGTTACCTGCCCACCTGGTTCGCCGACATCGTGCTGACGTGGTCCTACCCGGTACCGGCCCAAAAAGCGTAG